A genomic segment from Thamnophis elegans isolate rThaEle1 chromosome 3, rThaEle1.pri, whole genome shotgun sequence encodes:
- the NEK3 gene encoding serine/threonine-protein kinase Nek3 isoform X2, with amino-acid sequence MNHPNIVMYADSFEADGHLHIVMEYCEGGDLLQKIKFQKGKLFPEDTILKWFAQICLGVNYIHEKHILHRDIKSKNVFLTQNGKIKLGDFGSAVLLKSPMAYACSYVGTPYYVPPEIWENLPYNNKSDIWSLGCVLYELCTLKHPFQAKSWKHLILKTCKGYYNPLPSHYSYELHYLIKQMFKMNPKYRPSASTILARKCLAKCIGQSSLPEKEDGTYAGSKNSETEVISKNFSEMELKKTSVDQKEHHRQKWEKGRCSTVIKILENAPLLSSSIATKEDTGGSVRKYDENVKRKQWDKEPSQTLMNILHNADVNLAFKTYTIYKAASDDLLRGPLTGENNTSDEPDGETFMEDAERLEPRSDEEDTDFEADDDPDWISELQKIIKPMELKKEVPLDNPVSVQKYF; translated from the exons ATGAATCATCCAAATATTGTAATGTATGCAGACTCTTTTGAAG ctGATGGACATTTGCATATAGTGATGGAATATTGTGAGGGCGGAGATCTCCTACAAAAGATTAAATTTCAGAAGGGGAAATTGTTTCCTGAAGATACG ATACTTAAATGGTTTGCACAAATATGTTTGGGTGTAAATTATATTCATGAGAAACATATATTGCACAGAGACATCAAATCAAAG AATGTTTTTCTCacacaaaatggaaaaataaaactgggagacttTGGATCTGCAGTTCTTCTTAAAAG CCCCATGGCATATGCTTGTTCATATGTAGGGACCCCTTATTATGTGCCTCCAGAAATTTGGGAGAATTTGCCATACAACAATAAAAG TGATATTTggtctctgggctgtgttttatATGAGCTGTGTACCTTAAAACATCCA TTTCAGGCTAAGAGTTGGAAACATCTTATACTTAAGACATGTAAAGGATACTACAATCCACTTCCATCACACTATAGCTATGAACTTCACTATTTGATAAAGCAGATGTTCAAGATGAATCCCAAGTACCGCCCATCAGCTAGTACAATTCTTGCAAGAAAGTGCCTGGCAAAATGTATTGGACAATCGTCATTACCAGAG AAGGAGGATGGTACGTATGCAGGAAGCAAGAATTCAGAGACAGAAGTCATCTCCAAGAACTTCAGTGAAATGGAATTGAAGAAAACAAGTGTGGATCAAAAAG AACATCATAGACAAAAATGGGAAAAAGGAAGATGCAGTACAGTGATCAAAATTTTAGAAAATGCACCCTTactttcttccagtattgcaacCAAGGAGGACACAG GTGGCTCTGtgagaaaatatgatgaaaatgtCAAACGTAAACAGTGGGATAAGGAACCTTCACAGACTTTGATGAATATTCTTCACAACGCCGATGTTAACTTAGCTTTTAAGACATACACTATCTACAAAGCag CCTCAGATGACCTACTGAGAGGACCACTCACAGGAGAGAACAACACATCTGATGAACCAGATGGTGAAACTTTTATGGAGGATGCAGAGAGACTTGAACCTAGATCAGATGAAGAGGATAC GGATTTTGAAGCAGATGATGATCCAGACTGGATTTCTGAATTGCAAAAGATAATCAAACCAATGGAACTGAAGAAAGAAGTACCATTAGATAATCCAGTATCAgtgcaaaaatatttctga
- the NEK3 gene encoding serine/threonine-protein kinase Nek3 isoform X1: MENYNVLMELGEGSFGRVLLVQHKSTRQKYAMKEIRLPKSVFHIERSWNESIILAKMNHPNIVMYADSFEADGHLHIVMEYCEGGDLLQKIKFQKGKLFPEDTILKWFAQICLGVNYIHEKHILHRDIKSKNVFLTQNGKIKLGDFGSAVLLKSPMAYACSYVGTPYYVPPEIWENLPYNNKSDIWSLGCVLYELCTLKHPFQAKSWKHLILKTCKGYYNPLPSHYSYELHYLIKQMFKMNPKYRPSASTILARKCLAKCIGQSSLPEKEDGTYAGSKNSETEVISKNFSEMELKKTSVDQKEHHRQKWEKGRCSTVIKILENAPLLSSSIATKEDTGGSVRKYDENVKRKQWDKEPSQTLMNILHNADVNLAFKTYTIYKAASDDLLRGPLTGENNTSDEPDGETFMEDAERLEPRSDEEDTDFEADDDPDWISELQKIIKPMELKKEVPLDNPVSVQKYF; this comes from the exons ATGGAGAATTACAATGTACTAATGGAACTTGGGGAAGGATCATTTGGTAGAGTCCTCTTGGTCCAGCATAAAAGCACAAGACAGAAGTATGCAATGAAAGAGATAAGACTTCCCAAG TCTGTCTTCCATATAGAAAGGTCCTGGAATGAATCTATAATATTGGCTAAAATGAATCATCCAAATATTGTAATGTATGCAGACTCTTTTGAAG ctGATGGACATTTGCATATAGTGATGGAATATTGTGAGGGCGGAGATCTCCTACAAAAGATTAAATTTCAGAAGGGGAAATTGTTTCCTGAAGATACG ATACTTAAATGGTTTGCACAAATATGTTTGGGTGTAAATTATATTCATGAGAAACATATATTGCACAGAGACATCAAATCAAAG AATGTTTTTCTCacacaaaatggaaaaataaaactgggagacttTGGATCTGCAGTTCTTCTTAAAAG CCCCATGGCATATGCTTGTTCATATGTAGGGACCCCTTATTATGTGCCTCCAGAAATTTGGGAGAATTTGCCATACAACAATAAAAG TGATATTTggtctctgggctgtgttttatATGAGCTGTGTACCTTAAAACATCCA TTTCAGGCTAAGAGTTGGAAACATCTTATACTTAAGACATGTAAAGGATACTACAATCCACTTCCATCACACTATAGCTATGAACTTCACTATTTGATAAAGCAGATGTTCAAGATGAATCCCAAGTACCGCCCATCAGCTAGTACAATTCTTGCAAGAAAGTGCCTGGCAAAATGTATTGGACAATCGTCATTACCAGAG AAGGAGGATGGTACGTATGCAGGAAGCAAGAATTCAGAGACAGAAGTCATCTCCAAGAACTTCAGTGAAATGGAATTGAAGAAAACAAGTGTGGATCAAAAAG AACATCATAGACAAAAATGGGAAAAAGGAAGATGCAGTACAGTGATCAAAATTTTAGAAAATGCACCCTTactttcttccagtattgcaacCAAGGAGGACACAG GTGGCTCTGtgagaaaatatgatgaaaatgtCAAACGTAAACAGTGGGATAAGGAACCTTCACAGACTTTGATGAATATTCTTCACAACGCCGATGTTAACTTAGCTTTTAAGACATACACTATCTACAAAGCag CCTCAGATGACCTACTGAGAGGACCACTCACAGGAGAGAACAACACATCTGATGAACCAGATGGTGAAACTTTTATGGAGGATGCAGAGAGACTTGAACCTAGATCAGATGAAGAGGATAC GGATTTTGAAGCAGATGATGATCCAGACTGGATTTCTGAATTGCAAAAGATAATCAAACCAATGGAACTGAAGAAAGAAGTACCATTAGATAATCCAGTATCAgtgcaaaaatatttctga